In the Clostridium beijerinckii genome, one interval contains:
- a CDS encoding acetyl-CoA hydrolase/transferase family protein, with amino-acid sequence MSWKDLYKSKVVTADEAVRKIKSNDRVVTGHACGEPKEIIDAMVRNKDLYENVEIVHMVSMGKSEYCKPEMAVNFRHNSIFAGGTTREAILDGRADFTPCFFSEVPKMFKEGTLPVDVALVQLSVPDEHGYCSFGVSNDYTKPAAEAAKIVIAELNDKMPRTLGDSFIHVSDIDYIVETSNDIIELKPPKIGEVEKAIGENCAKLIEDGSTLQLGIGAIPDAVLLFLKEKKDLGIHSEMISDGVVELIEAGVITNKAKTLHHGKSVVTFLMGTKRLYDYVNGNPSVEMYPVDYVNNPCVIAENYKMVSINSCIQVDLMGQVAADTIGLKQFSGVGGQVDFVRGAAMAKGGKSIIAMPSTASKGKLSRIVPILDEGATVTTSRNDIHYVVTEFGIAELKGKTLKERAKALINVAHPDFRDVLIKEWEKRFKVKF; translated from the coding sequence ATTAGCTGGAAGGATTTATACAAGAGTAAGGTAGTTACAGCTGACGAAGCTGTAAGAAAAATTAAATCGAATGATAGAGTAGTAACTGGACATGCTTGCGGAGAGCCAAAAGAAATTATAGATGCTATGGTTAGAAATAAAGATTTATATGAAAACGTAGAAATTGTTCATATGGTATCAATGGGTAAAAGTGAATATTGCAAGCCTGAAATGGCTGTTAATTTTCGCCACAATTCTATATTCGCAGGTGGAACAACAAGGGAAGCTATTCTTGACGGAAGAGCAGATTTTACACCGTGCTTTTTCTCGGAAGTACCAAAAATGTTTAAGGAAGGTACTTTACCAGTAGATGTAGCACTTGTTCAATTAAGTGTTCCTGATGAACATGGTTATTGTAGTTTCGGAGTTTCAAATGACTACACAAAACCTGCTGCAGAGGCCGCTAAAATTGTTATTGCTGAATTAAATGACAAAATGCCAAGAACTTTAGGAGATTCATTTATACATGTTTCTGATATCGATTATATAGTTGAAACTTCAAATGATATTATTGAGCTTAAGCCACCTAAAATAGGAGAAGTTGAAAAGGCTATTGGTGAAAACTGTGCAAAGCTCATTGAAGATGGTTCTACACTTCAATTAGGAATTGGTGCAATTCCAGATGCAGTACTATTATTCTTAAAGGAAAAAAAGGATCTTGGAATTCATTCGGAAATGATATCTGATGGAGTAGTTGAATTAATAGAAGCAGGTGTAATAACAAATAAAGCAAAAACTTTACATCATGGAAAATCTGTAGTTACATTTTTAATGGGCACTAAGAGGCTTTATGATTATGTTAATGGAAATCCTAGTGTAGAAATGTATCCTGTAGATTATGTAAATAATCCATGTGTTATAGCAGAAAATTATAAAATGGTTTCTATAAATTCATGTATTCAGGTAGATCTTATGGGGCAAGTAGCAGCTGATACAATTGGACTTAAACAGTTCAGTGGCGTAGGCGGTCAAGTTGATTTTGTAAGAGGAGCAGCAATGGCTAAAGGTGGTAAATCAATAATTGCAATGCCATCAACTGCAAGTAAAGGAAAACTTTCAAGAATAGTTCCAATTTTAGATGAGGGTGCAACTGTTACAACATCTAGAAACGATATTCATTATGTTGTAACTGAGTTTGGAATAGCAGAGCTCAAAGGAAAAACTTTAAAAGAAAGAGCTAAAGCATTAATAAATGTCGCACATCCTGATTTTAGAGATGTCCTTATTAAAGAGTGGGAAAAGAGATTTAAAGTGAAATTTTAA
- a CDS encoding N-acyl homoserine lactonase family protein has product MKVYVLDTGYLETDKNNVVGGATMGTYSQPHVQNEWIKLPVMSILIDHPDGKILYDVGSNPEAMNGYWPKNLQEVYPLYQTKEQRLENQLALCGTKPEEIKKVIISHMHLDHAGNLDMFKHADVYVPKADFMQAQTQVRLNENPLTHGGYIKADMDVSVKQYHLVEEDFEFAKGIEIVNLPGHTPGLLGIVVHLENEGTLIFPQDCVYSSEIYGPPAKASGLLYDSLSFFKSIEKVRALEKKYDAKVFFAHDEEFFKTIKLAPEFYE; this is encoded by the coding sequence ATGAAAGTGTATGTTTTAGACACGGGATATTTAGAAACTGATAAAAATAATGTAGTGGGTGGAGCTACTATGGGAACATATAGCCAGCCACATGTACAAAATGAATGGATTAAGCTACCTGTAATGTCTATTTTAATTGATCATCCAGATGGAAAAATATTATATGATGTAGGAAGCAATCCAGAAGCTATGAATGGTTATTGGCCAAAAAACCTTCAAGAAGTTTATCCATTATATCAAACAAAAGAACAAAGACTAGAAAATCAATTGGCTTTATGTGGTACAAAGCCAGAAGAAATAAAGAAAGTAATAATTTCTCATATGCATTTAGATCATGCAGGAAATTTAGATATGTTTAAACATGCAGATGTATATGTACCAAAGGCAGACTTTATGCAAGCTCAAACTCAAGTAAGGTTAAATGAAAATCCGTTAACACACGGAGGATATATTAAAGCTGATATGGATGTTTCAGTAAAGCAATATCATTTAGTTGAAGAGGATTTTGAATTTGCAAAGGGCATAGAAATAGTAAATTTACCAGGTCATACACCAGGATTACTTGGAATAGTAGTTCATTTAGAAAATGAAGGTACATTAATATTCCCACAAGATTGTGTTTATAGTTCAGAAATTTATGGTCCACCAGCTAAGGCATCAGGATTACTTTATGATAGTCTTTCTTTCTTTAAATCAATTGAAAAAGTAAGAGCGTTAGAGAAAAAATATGACGCAAAAGTATTTTTTGCTCATGATGAGGAGTTCTTTAAAACAATAAAACTTGCTCCTGAGTTTTATGAATAA
- a CDS encoding GNAT family N-acetyltransferase, giving the protein MSNINNDNNLGNIRKARIEDLETIVKFNYNLAKETEDKELNLEILSNGVKAMIEDSSKGQYYVYEINGRVVGQIMFTYEWSDWRNGMFLWVQSVYVDSEYRKKGIYKKLYHNVKNICDNNDGIAGIRLYVEKENINAKATYESLGMSECNYNMYEYEK; this is encoded by the coding sequence ATGAGTAATATTAATAATGACAATAATTTAGGAAACATAAGGAAAGCAAGAATTGAAGATTTAGAAACTATAGTAAAATTCAATTATAACTTAGCAAAGGAAACAGAGGATAAAGAACTTAATTTAGAAATTCTAAGCAATGGTGTTAAAGCGATGATAGAAGATTCATCAAAAGGACAATACTATGTTTATGAAATAAATGGTAGAGTAGTTGGACAAATTATGTTTACATATGAATGGAGTGATTGGAGAAATGGTATGTTTCTTTGGGTGCAAAGTGTATATGTAGATTCTGAGTATAGAAAAAAAGGTATTTATAAGAAGTTGTATCATAATGTTAAGAATATATGTGATAATAATGATGGAATAGCTGGCATAAGATTGTATGTAGAAAAAGAAAATATAAATGCTAAAGCAACGTATGAATCACTTGGGATGAGCGAATGTAATTATAATATGTATGAATATGAAAAATAA
- the hisJ gene encoding histidinol-phosphatase HisJ produces MNNKKIVRDGHMHSPYCPHGTKDSFEMYVDKALIEGLEEITFTEHMPFPCYFIDDKEFQDECAPNEEVIEKYFKDVEEIKLKYKDKIKINIGLEVDFVDGYEEGTKRLLNSYGPKLEDGLISVHFIKMGDEYVAIDGKEGFERALEFYGTTEKVYDKYYETLLKAIKSDLGEYKPHRVGHPNLIRIFNKLYPLEYKNKELLEEIVREIKSRNYEVDVNTAGLRKPYCGEIYVSDIFKHLIDEYGIKKVYGSDSHTASDAGRDFDKE; encoded by the coding sequence ATGAATAATAAAAAGATAGTAAGAGATGGACATATGCACTCGCCATATTGTCCTCATGGAACTAAAGATAGTTTTGAAATGTATGTTGATAAAGCATTAATAGAGGGATTAGAGGAAATAACATTTACTGAACACATGCCTTTTCCATGTTATTTTATAGATGACAAAGAATTTCAAGATGAATGTGCTCCAAATGAAGAAGTAATAGAGAAGTATTTTAAGGATGTTGAAGAAATAAAATTAAAATATAAAGACAAAATCAAAATAAATATAGGACTAGAAGTTGATTTTGTTGATGGATATGAAGAAGGAACTAAAAGACTACTTAATTCCTATGGTCCAAAATTAGAAGATGGGCTAATATCTGTACATTTTATAAAAATGGGCGATGAATATGTTGCTATTGATGGAAAAGAGGGCTTTGAAAGAGCTTTAGAGTTTTATGGCACTACTGAAAAAGTTTATGATAAGTATTATGAGACTTTGCTTAAAGCAATAAAATCAGACTTAGGGGAGTATAAGCCTCATCGTGTAGGGCATCCAAATTTAATTAGGATTTTCAATAAATTATATCCATTAGAATATAAAAACAAAGAACTTTTAGAAGAAATAGTAAGAGAGATTAAATCAAGGAATTATGAAGTAGATGTAAATACAGCTGGCCTTAGAAAGCCATATTGCGGTGAAATCTATGTGTCAGATATTTTTAAACATTTGATAGATGAGTACGGGATTAAAAAAGTATATGGATCAGATTCTCACACAGCAAGTGATGCTGGAAGAGATTTTGATAAAGAATAA
- a CDS encoding YdcF family protein: MSLEGINFIKEITSFIFVEDKPEYCDIIFIPGSAWPEPAEKASKLWLEGYAPYILPSGKYSMSKGYFPGPITKAEIYNGEYNTEWEFMRDIAISNGVNGDAILKEDNATWTKENAFKSKEVTDNYNLDIKKAIICCKSFHAKRCLMFYSYAYPKTKFFVCPIDVDGITKENWFKTENGIDKVMGELSRCGGQLKKAVPTWS; this comes from the coding sequence ATGTCATTAGAAGGTATTAATTTTATTAAAGAAATTACATCTTTTATCTTTGTGGAAGATAAGCCAGAATACTGTGATATTATTTTTATACCTGGTAGTGCATGGCCAGAGCCAGCAGAAAAAGCTTCAAAACTTTGGTTAGAGGGATATGCACCATATATACTTCCATCAGGAAAATATAGCATGTCAAAAGGATATTTTCCAGGACCAATAACTAAGGCTGAAATATATAATGGAGAATATAACACTGAATGGGAGTTTATGAGAGATATAGCCATATCAAATGGAGTTAATGGTGATGCAATATTAAAAGAAGATAATGCAACTTGGACAAAGGAGAATGCCTTTAAGTCAAAGGAAGTTACTGATAACTATAATTTAGATATAAAAAAGGCTATAATATGTTGCAAATCATTTCATGCCAAGAGATGTCTCATGTTTTATAGTTATGCATATCCAAAGACAAAATTCTTTGTATGTCCAATAGATGTAGACGGAATAACTAAGGAAAATTGGTTCAAAACTGAGAATGGAATTGATAAGGTTATGGGAGAATTATCTCGGTGCGGAGGACAGCTTAAGAAAGCAGTTCCTACTTGGTCCTAA
- a CDS encoding ArsR/SmtB family transcription factor gives MSYEENSKIFKALSDPSRLKIIDILSCGERCACDILEYFDFTQPTLSHHMKVLSDCSLIEVRKEGLWNYYRLNLNNCNKLTLFMMNLVTETKDCICKDKPKCTCK, from the coding sequence ATGAGCTATGAAGAAAATTCAAAAATTTTTAAAGCATTATCTGATCCAAGCAGATTAAAAATAATTGATATATTATCTTGTGGTGAAAGATGTGCATGCGATATACTAGAATACTTTGATTTTACTCAGCCAACCCTTTCGCATCATATGAAGGTATTAAGTGACTGTAGTCTTATAGAAGTTAGAAAAGAAGGTCTTTGGAATTACTACCGATTAAATCTTAATAATTGCAATAAACTTACTTTATTTATGATGAACCTCGTAACAGAAACAAAAGACTGTATTTGTAAGGATAAACCTAAGTGTACTTGCAAATAA
- the arsD gene encoding arsenite efflux transporter metallochaperone ArsD produces the protein MKKMIIFDPAMCCSTGVCGPSVDKELLRVSTALNTLKNKGIVVERHNLTSNPQIFVDNKVINEILNTKGIEALPVTMVDGVVVKEGSYPTNEEFCVLLGIPADTLKLNIKKASIKKPAKGCGCKGGCC, from the coding sequence ATGAAAAAAATGATTATTTTTGATCCAGCTATGTGTTGTTCAACAGGTGTTTGCGGGCCATCTGTAGATAAAGAATTATTGAGAGTTTCAACTGCACTTAATACTTTAAAAAACAAAGGTATAGTAGTGGAAAGACACAATTTAACAAGTAATCCTCAAATATTTGTAGATAATAAAGTGATAAATGAAATTTTAAACACCAAAGGCATTGAAGCTTTACCTGTAACTATGGTAGATGGAGTAGTAGTTAAGGAAGGTAGTTATCCAACTAACGAAGAATTTTGTGTTTTATTGGGTATACCAGCAGATACTTTGAAGCTTAATATAAAGAAAGCTAGCATAAAAAAGCCTGCTAAAGGCTGTGGATGTAAAGGTGGATGCTGCTAA